A genomic region of Cannabis sativa cultivar Pink pepper isolate KNU-18-1 chromosome 1, ASM2916894v1, whole genome shotgun sequence contains the following coding sequences:
- the LOC115704861 gene encoding uncharacterized protein LOC115704861, which yields MASSFSPSWSPGNGGAVGGSSRFQLGGLGGVSRLRSSSHKKPPEPLRRAVADCLSSSSSSASSSHHGTTSFTVLLTEASRTLRDYLASPSTIDLAYNVILEHTIAERERSPAVVSRCVALLKRYLLRYKPSEETLLQVDRFCVNIISECDTSPIRRLPPRASIQQSGSSTASTNTSPLPVSSFTSGALVKSLNYVRSLVSQHIPKRLFQPAAFAGAPSASRQALPTLSSLLSKSFNSQLSPAHSAEPSENKDITSLSLSNSSNIEKIDGTDDSEYIANDVLKWRWHGECQSSFLLTDSDRAINSQDMRARNFIEVGAAALLVGDIDAKMKGQPWKYFGTADMPYLDQLLQPSPVTTITDSASARPHLRAITSSKRIRAGPQHIWHDSPASTFRPRARQLFQYRHYSEQQPLRLNPAEVSEVIAAVCSETSSSSSNANVMTVSTRLNSHSGKPSMDVAVSVLVKLIIDMYVSDSGTAAPFTLFMLEEMLNSPKTACRSRAFDLILNLGVHAQLLEPMMTESTSTIEEEYSQESYFDSEAKLALQGKVKTDALKMGACSAIHNFESWILNILYEILLLLVQIEEKEESVWASALSCLLYFVCDRGKILRNRLNGLDIRVIKALLEISRKNSWAEVVHCKLISMLANMFYHVSEGQSVAASPPLFLVEQIDLIGGIEFIFLEYTLATSREERRSLYLVLFDFVLHGVNETYTCTGGTEYSDDEIQPLAALLSLADAPEAFYISVKLGVEGIGEILRRSVSATLSRYPNSDRLNTLLEIVTEKFDTIISSYTHLDNEFSHMLQTTKSYKLLQSIEGEVLRNGIDLNVSHAWATLHSLLHSERIAYRQNGYVWLGDLLIAEIRVERNAIWSNIKTLQNNIARAGVHDASVASDVPLSIWLMCGLLKSRHNVIRWGFLFVLDRLLMRCKFLLDENEMQHSNGSDTGNVHRDSRLEKANAVIDVMSSALTLVYQFNETDRINILKMCDIVFSQLCLRVPLATAMPFGDDLHHGRVLGCMEENKKFDVNELVSQSEKSSDCCIEVDSRSIHSNNYPLDYETASMAALLLQGQAVIPMQLVSRVPAALFYWPLIQLAGAATDNIALGVAVGSKGRGNLPGATSDIRSALLLLLIGKCTADSAAFLEVGGEDFFRELLDDTDSRVAYYSSAFLLKRMMTEKPEKYQHMLQNLVVRAQQSNNEKLLENPYLQMRGILQLANDLGSGL from the exons ATGGCTTCGAGCTTCAGTCCTTCATGGAGCCCCGGCAATGGTGGTGCTGTTGGTGGCAGTTCGAGGTTCCAGTTGGGTGGACTCGGCGGTGTCTCCAGGCTAAGATCTTCCTCCCATAAAAAGCCTCCGGAGCCACTGCGTCGAGCCGTAGCCGATTGTCTTTCCTCGTCTTCTTCCTCGGCTTCCTCATCTCACCATGGCACCACTTCCTTCACTGTTCTTCTCACAGAGGCTTCCAGAACACTACGG GACTATTTAGCTTCACCTTCTACAATAGACTTAGCTTACAATGTGATTTTAGAACATACCATCGCAGAGAGGGAGCGCAG CCCTGCAGTTGTTTCAAGATGTGTGGCACTTTTGAAACGCTACCTACTACG ATACAAACCCAGTGAGGAGACATTACTCCAGGTAGATCGGTTTTGTGTGAACATAATTTCTGAGTGTGACACTAGTCCAATCCGAAGATTGCCTCCACGAGCTTCAATTCAACAATCAGGTTCATCGACAGCATCTACAAATACATCTCCTTTGCCTGTTTCCAGTTTTACTTCTGGAGCTCTTGTAAAGTCATTAAATTATGTTCGTTCCTTAGTGTCCCAACATATTCCAAAGCGGCTATTCCAACCAGCTGCTTTTGCTGGAGCCCCTTCAGCTTCGAGGCAGGCACTTCCAACTCTGTCATCTTTATTAAGTAAATCTTTTAACTCCCAATTAAGCCCTGCCCATAGTGCTGAACCTTCAGAGAATAAAGATATCACGAGTTTATCTCTTTCGAACTCATCAAACATTGAAAAGATTGATGGAACAGATGATTCTGAATACATTGCAAATGATGTTCTCAAATGGCGGTGGCACGGGGAATGTCAGTCATCATTTTTGCTAACTGATAG TGACCGTGCTATAAATTCTCAAGACATGAGGGCCCGGAATTTTATAGAAGTAGGTGCAGCAGCTTTACTTGTGGGTGACATCGATGCCAAAATGAAAGGCCAACCTTGGAAATATTTCGGAACTGCTGATATGCCGTATCTTGATCAACTGCTGCAGCCTTCACCAGTAACAACAATCACAGATTCTGCCTCTGCTCGTCCTCACTTAAGAGCAATAACTTCATCTAAACGCATCAGAGCAGGACCTCAGCATATATGGCAT GATTCTCCAGCGAGCACCTTCCGTCCGCGGGCTAGACAATTATTCCAATATCGTCACTACAG TGAGCAACAGCCTTTGCGATTGAACCCTGCTGAGGTATCTGAGGTCATTGCTGCAGTTTGCTCTGAgacatcttcatcttcatcaaaTGCTAATGTCATGACAGTATCAACTAGATTAAATAGTCACAGTGGAAAACCATCAATGGATGTTGCCGTGAGCGTCCTTGTTAAACTCATCATTGACAT gtATGTTTCGGATTCTGGGACTGCGGCTCCTTTCACATTGTTTATGCTGGAG gAAATGCTCAATTCTCCAAAAACAGCTTGTAGATCTCGTGcatttgatttgattttgaaCCTTGGTGTTCATGCTCAATTGCTAGAGCCAATGATGACTGAAAGCACATCCACAATTGAAGAAGAGTATTCACAGGAATCATACTTTGACAGTGAAGCTAAACTTGCACTTCAAGGAAAAGTGAAAACTGATGCTCTTAAGATGGGGGCTTGCTCAGCTATTCATAATTTTGAGTCTTGGATTTTGAACATTTTATATGAGATACTGCTTCTTCTTGTTCAG ATAGAAGAAAAGGAAGAATCTGTTTGGGCTTCTGCATTAAGCTGTTTACTATATTTTGTCTGTGATAGAGGAAAAATCTTGAGAAACAGGTTGAATGGTCTTGACATAAGG GTTATTAAGGCACTTCTAGAAATTAGTAGGAAGAATTCTTGGGCAGAAGTAGTTCACTGCAAACTTATTTCTATGTTGGCAAACATGTTTTATCATGTCTCTGAAGGACAATCAGTGGCAGCAAGTCCCCCGTTGTTCCTTGTAGAACAGATTGATCTGATTGGTGGAATTGAGTTCATTTTTCTCGAG TATACCCTTGCAACCTCAAGGGAAGAGAGGAGAAGTCTGTATTTGGTCCTTTTTGACTTTGTTCTGCACGGAGTAAATGAAACCTATACATGTACAGGGGGCACGGAGTATAGTGACGATGAGATACAGCCTCTTGCAGCTCTGCTTTCTCTAGCAGATGCACCTGAGGCTTTTTATATTTCTGTAAAGCTCGGGGTTGAGGGTATTGGAGAGATTTTGAGGAGATCAGTTTCTGCTACATTGTCCAGATATCCCAACAGTGATCGATTAAACACG CTACTGGAGATTGTAACAGAGAAATTTGATACCATTATAAGTTCATATACTCATTTGGACAATGAGTTTTCCCATATGCTCCAGACAACAAAATCTTACAAGCTCTTGCAGAGCATTGAAGGCGAAGTTCTGAGAAATGGTATTGACTTGAATGTATCACACGCATGGGCCACTTTACATTCCCTGCTTCATTCAGAAAGAATTGCTTATCGGCAGAATGGATATGTTTGGTTGGGGGATTTGCTTATTGCTGAAATTCGTGTGGAAAGGAACGCAATATGGTCAAATATAAAAACCCTGCAGAATAACATTGCCCGTGCAGGTGTTCATGATGCATCAGTTGCTTCAGATGTCCCTTTATCCATTTGGCTGATGTGCGGCCTTCTGAAATCAAGACACAATGTTATCAGATGGGGATTTCTGTTTGTTCTAGATAGGCTTCTTATGAGATGTAAATTTTTGCTAGATGAGAATGAAATGCAGCATTCAAATGGTAGTGATACTGGGAATGTACACAGGGATAGTCGCCTTGAGAAAGCTAATGCAGTGATAGATGTAATGAGCAGTGCCTTGACCCTTGTCTACCAGTTCAATGAAACCGACCGCATCAATATTTTGAAG ATGTGTGACATCGTATTCTCCCAATTGTGCTTGAGAGTCCCTTTGGCAACTGCAATGCCATTCGGAGATGACTTGCACCATGGCAGAGTTCTTGGTTGCAtggaagaaaataaaaaatttgatgtaAATGAGCTTGTGTCTCAATCAGAGAAGTCTTCTGATTGTTGTATAGAAGTTGACAGTAGATCCATCCACAGTAACAACTATCCTCTTGATTATGAGACAGCTTCAATGGCGGCACTGCTTCTTCAGGGACAGGCTGTCATTCCCATGCAGTTAGTTTCACGCGTACCTGCTGCTTTGTTCTATTGGCCTTTAATTCAACTTGCTGGTGCAGCAACAGACAATATTGCATTGGGTGTAGCTGTTGGTAGCAAAGGAAGAGGGAACCTGCCTGGTGCTACTTCAGATATTCGATCAGCTCTTCTGTTGCTTCTAATTGGTAAATGCACTGCAGATTCTGCTGCTTTCCTAGAAGTTGGTGGCGAAGATTTTTTTAG GGAACTTTTGGATGACACAGATTCAAGGGTTGCATATTATTCTTCAGCTTTTCTTTTGAAG CGCATGATGACAGAAAAACCAGAAAAATATCAACACATGCTTCAAAATCTTGTTGTCAGAGCTCAACAG AGTAACAATGAAAAGCTGTTGGAAAATCCATACCTTCAGATGCGAGGGATCCTACAGCTGGCAAATGATCTAGGGAGTGGGTTATAG
- the LOC133037440 gene encoding uncharacterized protein LOC133037440 has protein sequence MDPPQSSRPQGEQVEPGVTQTDPPALPPPPQNPGDNAGVVNANPPADWQQMFHEMRSVILRQEEELQRLRQQAAPVNQGLPPAPVPVVGNQGYIMPHRDSVFERFVKLQPPAFLGGIDIIKADQWMSTVTRILDNMGVTGTERVNCAAFMFQDHARVWWDIVNQTRDVSVMTWDEFKKLFEEKFYNVAVRTSHQEDFVKLTQGKMSVAEYTLEFDRLSKFAGDLRLSPSQERRA, from the exons atggaccctccgcaatcatctagaccacagggcgagcaagtagagcccggggTTACCCAAACCGATCCACCAGCACTgcctccacctccgcaaaatccgggggataatgcgggggtcgttaatgctaatcctcctgctgactggcagcagatgtttcatgaaatgcgaagtgtcatacttcgtcaagaggaagagttgcaacgtttaAGGCAACAGGCTGCCCCAGTgaatcaagggttaccaccagctcctgtgccagtggtgggtaaccaagggtatattatgccgcaccgggactctgtgttcgagcggtttgtgaagctgcaacctccggcttttctgggaggcattgatattattaaggccgatcaatggatgagcactgttacccgtatcctcgataatatgggggtgacgggaactgagagggtaaattgtgcggcctttatgtttcaagatcatgcccgcgtctggtgggacatagtgaatcaaactcgggatgtcagtgtgatgacatgggatgagtttaagaaactttttgaGGAAAAGTTCTATAATGTGGCTGTACGGACTTCACACCAGGAAGactttgtgaagttgactcaagGGAAGATGTCGGTAGCTGAATATACTCTAGAATTTGACCGGTTATCTAAATTTGCTGGTGATTTG agactGTCCCCAAGCCAAGagagaagagcctaa
- the LOC115703838 gene encoding uncharacterized protein LOC115703838, whose protein sequence is MTNRMREVLGHIISDEQGVFLPNCLSIDNALIRFKCINALKKKKRGDGFCALKLDMFKTYGRIEWCFLEQMMVKLGFHGVWICKILDCISSKEYSILLNGEVIGSITPQRGLR, encoded by the coding sequence ATGACTAATCGCATGCGAGAGGTGTTGGGTCACATCATTTCGGATGAACAAGGTGTCTTTCTTCCAAATTGTCTTAGTATCGACAATGCTCTTATTAGGTTTAAATGTATCAATgctttgaagaaaaaaaagagaggtGATGGTTTCTGTGCTCTCAAACTTGATATGTTCAAAACATATGGTCGGATCGAGTGGTGTTTCTTGGAGCAGATGATGGTGAAGCTCGGATTTCATGGTGTTTGGATTTGTAAGATTCTTGATTGCATCTCTTCTAAAGAGTACTCTATTTTGTTGAATGGTGAGGTCATTGGCTCAATCACTCCTCAACGTGGGCTTAGATAA